A window of Pectobacterium carotovorum genomic DNA:
ATGACTTGTTTGAATTGATCAATCTGGGCCCCTGGCTTTGGCATTGTTCACCAGAGGATGAAAGATTACTGGCGACGCTTGTTCAGCAGGGGCACGTGGTTGGCCTGTTGGAGAGCGACCAATCCCTTAGCGCTTTGCAAAAGCAACTGGCTTTGGGGGTGAGGGTGATTGAACCCGCAGGGCAATTTAGCCAACTGCTGCGGTTCTACACGCCGCACGCGTTGCCTCTGCTTGTTGAACAACACGACGCCCCGTGGCTCGGTGGGCTGTTTGGCGGGATCGATCGCTGGTGGTTACGAGAATGCGACGGCAGTTGGCGCGAACTGAGTCTATCGATTCCTCCCACTGAACCTGTTCTGGTGAGATTGACGTCTGAGTTATATCAAGCGTTGCAAGGTTTGCCTGACGAGCATCGTCTGCTCACTCTGTGGCAAGAGGGAGATAGCATCAGACATTTCCCGTCCTGTGAAAGGATGAGCATGGTTCGTAAGGCATTGGCGAAAGCCGAGCAGGCTGGTGCGACAGAGTCTCAAAGACGGTTGTGGGCATTCGCCTATCTGGAAGGTGGTCAGCAAGCGTTGGAAGAACAAAAGGGACGAACATGAGCGCAGCAAGCGGTTTGACGAGGGCGATTTCAGGGTTGATAACGGCAATATGGCAGATATTGCCGCGATGGGGGCGGTGGCTGGCGAGCATTCTTCTGGTGCTCTGGCTAGGCTGGACGTTCCTGATACAGGATCGGCATGGCGGGGCGTCATTGGTTGTGATGTCAGTAATGGATCGACCCATTAGCTATGCCTATGTCAACGGCAA
This region includes:
- a CDS encoding DUF4123 domain-containing protein, coding for MLPETIWHRGACIALLEGANLTAEQREQLSKNPFLPLYFHDDLFELINLGPWLWHCSPEDERLLATLVQQGHVVGLLESDQSLSALQKQLALGVRVIEPAGQFSQLLRFYTPHALPLLVEQHDAPWLGGLFGGIDRWWLRECDGSWRELSLSIPPTEPVLVRLTSELYQALQGLPDEHRLLTLWQEGDSIRHFPSCERMSMVRKALAKAEQAGATESQRRLWAFAYLEGGQQALEEQKGRT